In one Streptomyces sp. NBC_01241 genomic region, the following are encoded:
- a CDS encoding universal stress protein encodes MQLPIVVGVDGSEGSLRALDWAAAEAARSRRPLRVVHASLWERYEGMRPTFDTERPAEQVLAEHLVASAQERAQRLHAEMSVVADVQPEDPVNALVRESHEAALVAVGSRGRGRIAGMLLGSVSLALAGRSHCPVVVIPATAPNAQPKPGRIVVGIGDAAGPSAAARFALAQATARHGELIAVRAWRCPAHEAADHPLLAGSPASTHRQQAEEHLEDVLAVLERTESDAVVHRSVLQGPVHQVLIEEAEGAELLVVGARHADGRHGLRPGPVNHAVLHYAPCPVAVVPDTR; translated from the coding sequence ATGCAGCTCCCGATAGTCGTCGGAGTGGACGGATCGGAGGGCAGTCTCCGTGCCCTGGACTGGGCCGCGGCGGAAGCGGCACGCTCACGGCGCCCCCTGCGCGTCGTCCACGCGTCGCTGTGGGAGCGCTACGAAGGCATGCGTCCCACCTTCGACACCGAGCGTCCGGCCGAGCAGGTCCTCGCCGAGCATCTCGTCGCGTCTGCACAGGAACGTGCGCAACGCCTCCATGCGGAGATGAGCGTGGTCGCCGACGTGCAGCCCGAAGACCCGGTGAACGCGCTGGTGCGCGAGAGCCATGAGGCAGCCCTGGTCGCCGTCGGCTCCCGCGGCCGCGGCCGGATCGCCGGGATGCTCCTGGGGTCCGTCAGCCTCGCCCTCGCGGGCCGGTCCCACTGCCCGGTTGTCGTGATCCCGGCGACCGCACCGAACGCTCAGCCGAAGCCGGGCCGCATCGTCGTCGGAATCGGCGACGCCGCAGGACCGTCGGCAGCCGCCCGTTTCGCACTCGCCCAGGCGACAGCGCGCCACGGCGAGCTGATCGCCGTACGCGCCTGGCGCTGCCCCGCCCACGAAGCTGCGGATCATCCGCTCCTCGCGGGCTCGCCCGCCTCCACGCACCGCCAACAGGCCGAGGAACACCTCGAAGACGTACTGGCGGTACTGGAGCGGACCGAGTCCGATGCCGTTGTCCACCGATCCGTGCTGCAGGGACCCGTGCATCAGGTACTGATCGAAGAGGCCGAGGGCGCAGAACTTCTGGTCGTCGGTGCGCGCCATGCCGACGGCCGCCACGGGCTGCGCCCCGGTCCTGTGAATCACGCGGTGTTGCACTATGCTCCCTGCCCCGTCGCCGTCGTCCCGGACACCCGCTGA
- a CDS encoding Rv1733c family protein, with translation MTEEVPPGEGQGHSAPSTRGLPIRASDRIQRWGKVLLVVIFLLAAPLASAATGRAVHDAETRHAATLSDTRKVEARLISDAGGPTAVVGAQTTVRAPVRWTQPDGTARTAVVSVWAGSPAGTTIPIWTTAQGVATSSGPATPGQAVASAWLAATGSFVVATGLFIAVWKVFTKLVDIIRCKGWEKEWDEVEAELSEQFRNR, from the coding sequence ATGACTGAAGAAGTGCCCCCTGGAGAAGGCCAAGGACACAGCGCGCCCAGCACCCGGGGGCTGCCGATCCGTGCCTCGGATCGCATCCAGCGCTGGGGCAAGGTGCTCTTGGTCGTGATCTTCCTACTGGCGGCACCCCTGGCATCGGCTGCCACGGGCCGTGCCGTGCATGACGCTGAGACTCGTCATGCCGCCACGCTCTCCGATACGAGGAAGGTTGAGGCACGGCTCATTTCCGACGCCGGCGGCCCCACTGCAGTTGTCGGAGCGCAGACAACGGTGCGTGCCCCCGTCCGGTGGACACAGCCCGACGGTACCGCGCGCACGGCAGTGGTCAGTGTCTGGGCGGGGAGCCCGGCCGGCACCACGATACCGATCTGGACCACTGCTCAAGGCGTGGCCACCAGCAGTGGACCCGCGACGCCCGGTCAGGCCGTTGCATCTGCATGGTTGGCGGCAACAGGGTCTTTCGTAGTGGCGACGGGACTTTTCATCGCAGTGTGGAAAGTCTTCACGAAGCTGGTGGACATCATCAGGTGCAAGGGGTGGGAGAAGGAGTGGGACGAGGTGGAAGCCGAGCTGTCCGAGCAGTTCCGAAATCGTTAG
- a CDS encoding helix-turn-helix domain-containing protein, protein MVHGESHSSDSAPDAFPPGDLGRRVTMRREQLRLSREEVAERAGSAPGYVQYVEERQATPGIGFLLRLAQALETTVAELTGSTTELPPGIGRAGYHTELLELGPQECRRLLSTHGVGRIGVTTDDGPAILPVNYVVDGDRIAYRCAPNTLPATASDHPVAFEVDHIDEALSQGWSVLLAGTAATVTDPEASRRLDELAYTTPWAGGPRNVWITITPTRMTGRRIRVLDSHAAPTSAGPRDPSM, encoded by the coding sequence ATGGTGCACGGAGAAAGTCACTCATCGGACAGCGCGCCGGACGCATTCCCGCCGGGAGACCTGGGCCGCCGGGTGACGATGCGCCGCGAGCAGCTGCGGCTCAGCCGTGAGGAGGTGGCCGAGCGGGCCGGATCGGCGCCCGGATACGTCCAGTACGTCGAGGAGCGGCAGGCCACACCCGGCATCGGGTTTCTGCTGCGGCTGGCTCAGGCGCTGGAGACCACCGTGGCCGAGCTGACCGGCAGCACGACGGAGCTGCCGCCGGGCATCGGCCGCGCCGGCTATCACACCGAATTGCTCGAACTCGGCCCGCAGGAGTGCCGTCGGCTGTTGTCCACCCACGGAGTGGGCCGGATCGGTGTGACGACGGACGACGGGCCGGCCATCCTGCCGGTCAACTACGTCGTCGATGGTGACCGGATCGCCTATCGCTGTGCCCCCAACACGCTGCCGGCCACCGCGTCGGACCACCCGGTGGCCTTCGAGGTGGATCACATCGACGAGGCGCTGAGCCAGGGGTGGAGCGTACTTCTCGCCGGTACGGCGGCGACCGTCACCGATCCCGAAGCCTCACGCAGGTTGGACGAACTCGCCTACACCACTCCGTGGGCGGGCGGTCCACGGAATGTATGGATAACCATCACCCCCACCCGCATGACCGGGCGCCGCATTCGTGTGCTCGACAGCCACGCCGCGCCGACCAGTGCTGGACCCCGAGATCCCTCGATGTGA
- a CDS encoding CBS domain-containing protein codes for MTSARYTVDDVMTKNVIAITRDTEFKEIAACMKQWKVTAVPVIEGEGHVVGVVSEADLLPKEEFHGHRMGLIEQMYRPGDTTKAGAVRAEELMTSPAITVNPDVPLPQAARLMADQRVKRLPVVDADGNLKGIVSRADLLKIFLRPDDDLAAEIRHEVVDRLFPAPHQNVKVSVTRGVATLTGRIHDATLIPVAARLAQSVEGVVNVDCRLESQASA; via the coding sequence ATGACCTCCGCCCGGTACACCGTCGACGACGTCATGACGAAGAACGTCATCGCCATCACCCGTGACACGGAATTCAAGGAGATCGCCGCCTGCATGAAACAGTGGAAGGTCACCGCCGTGCCCGTCATCGAAGGCGAGGGCCACGTCGTCGGCGTCGTCTCCGAAGCCGACCTGCTCCCCAAGGAGGAATTCCACGGGCACAGGATGGGCTTGATCGAGCAGATGTACCGACCGGGGGACACCACCAAGGCCGGCGCGGTCCGGGCCGAGGAACTGATGACGAGTCCCGCCATCACGGTGAACCCTGACGTGCCCCTCCCGCAGGCCGCCCGGCTGATGGCCGACCAGCGCGTCAAGCGCCTCCCGGTCGTCGACGCCGACGGCAACCTCAAGGGCATCGTCAGTCGCGCCGATCTCCTCAAGATCTTCCTGCGTCCCGACGACGACCTCGCCGCAGAAATACGCCACGAGGTCGTCGACCGGCTGTTCCCCGCCCCGCACCAAAACGTGAAGGTCAGCGTCACCCGCGGTGTGGCCACACTCACCGGTCGGATCCACGACGCCACCCTCATTCCCGTCGCCGCCCGCCTCGCTCAATCCGTGGAAGGCGTCGTCAACGTGGACTGCCGGCTCGAAAGCCAGGCATCCGCCTAG
- a CDS encoding response regulator has product MSDEREFSAQNPIRVFLLDDHEVVRRGVQDLLDAEPDIQVVGDAGTADHALARGPALRPDVAILDVRLPDGDGITVCRELRSRMPELACLMLTSFDDDEALLDAIMAGAAGYVLKEIKGADLVTAVRTLASGRSTLDPSTTARLMNSLREEESGTGPEEDDALSGLSPREKDVLALIGEGLTNSQIGKRLYLSEKTVKNHISRLLAKLGVERRIQAAVIAAHATEPSPPGAGHH; this is encoded by the coding sequence ATGAGCGACGAGAGAGAGTTCTCGGCTCAGAATCCGATCCGCGTGTTCCTGCTGGACGACCACGAGGTCGTCAGGCGCGGCGTGCAGGACCTTCTCGACGCGGAACCCGACATCCAGGTCGTCGGCGATGCCGGTACAGCCGATCACGCACTGGCCCGCGGCCCGGCGCTCCGCCCCGACGTGGCGATTCTCGACGTGCGGCTGCCGGACGGTGATGGGATCACGGTCTGCCGTGAGCTGCGCTCGCGGATGCCGGAACTGGCCTGCCTCATGCTCACCTCGTTCGACGACGACGAAGCACTGCTCGACGCCATCATGGCCGGCGCGGCCGGCTACGTACTCAAGGAGATCAAGGGTGCGGACCTCGTCACCGCCGTCCGCACCCTGGCTTCCGGGCGCTCGACCCTCGACCCGTCGACCACGGCACGGCTGATGAACAGCCTGCGCGAGGAGGAATCCGGCACCGGCCCCGAGGAGGACGACGCGCTGTCCGGGCTGTCCCCGCGGGAGAAGGACGTCCTCGCGCTGATCGGTGAAGGACTGACCAACAGCCAGATCGGCAAACGCCTCTATCTGTCGGAGAAGACGGTCAAGAACCACATCTCCCGTCTGCTGGCCAAGCTCGGTGTCGAGCGCCGCATCCAGGCGGCCGTGATCGCCGCGCACGCCACGGAACCCTCCCCGCCCGGCGCCGGACACCATTAG
- a CDS encoding Acg family FMN-binding oxidoreductase: MLTRALDDTTLADLVADATAAPSMHNAQPWQFRYTRAGRTLTLRADFERAMPEADPATRALHVGCGAALLNLRVSAAHHGLEAVTALLPEPSDPAVLATVRLGVRPHVPQESADEALAALHPAIRDRHTSRYPFDERVVPEDVRADLAGAARTEGADFAFLTPTHLETVLELIRDAEGYDRGDPAREAEQEHWTRNTKTEAPVDGIPDYAFGPRDASEHATTRDFAGTRVIPGRARVLFENRPQLALLSTPGDRPTDWLHAGQALERVLLTATLHQVSASFATQPLEWPDLRWILRDPVYGTGHPQMIIRLGYGPSGPRTPRRPLDQVLTIEP, from the coding sequence ATGCTCACCAGAGCGCTCGACGACACCACACTGGCCGACCTCGTCGCCGATGCCACCGCCGCCCCGTCGATGCACAACGCCCAGCCCTGGCAGTTCCGCTACACCCGCGCCGGCCGCACCCTCACGCTCCGGGCGGACTTCGAGCGCGCCATGCCGGAGGCCGACCCCGCCACCCGCGCACTGCATGTGGGCTGCGGCGCGGCCCTGCTGAATCTGCGGGTGTCTGCCGCCCACCACGGCCTGGAGGCGGTCACCGCGCTGCTACCAGAACCGTCGGACCCGGCCGTACTGGCCACCGTCCGTCTCGGCGTCCGCCCCCACGTTCCGCAGGAGTCCGCGGATGAAGCGCTCGCCGCTCTCCACCCCGCGATCCGGGACCGGCACACCAGCCGCTACCCGTTCGACGAACGGGTCGTCCCCGAAGACGTCCGCGCAGACCTCGCCGGCGCGGCCCGTACCGAGGGCGCGGACTTCGCGTTCCTGACCCCGACCCATCTGGAGACCGTGCTCGAACTGATCCGGGACGCCGAGGGATACGACCGCGGGGACCCGGCACGGGAGGCGGAGCAGGAGCACTGGACCCGGAACACGAAGACCGAGGCGCCCGTCGACGGAATCCCCGACTACGCCTTCGGCCCCCGCGACGCCTCCGAACACGCCACCACCCGCGACTTCGCGGGAACCCGGGTCATACCCGGCCGAGCCCGTGTCCTGTTCGAGAACCGGCCTCAACTGGCCCTGCTGAGCACCCCGGGCGACCGCCCCACGGACTGGCTGCACGCCGGTCAGGCCCTGGAACGCGTACTGCTCACCGCCACGCTCCACCAGGTGTCTGCCTCGTTCGCGACCCAGCCCCTCGAATGGCCCGACCTGCGATGGATCCTGCGCGACCCGGTCTACGGCACGGGACACCCGCAGATGATCATCCGTCTGGGATACGGGCCGAGCGGCCCACGCACACCGCGACGTCCCCTGGACCAGGTACTGACCATCGAACCGTAG
- a CDS encoding Crp/Fnr family transcriptional regulator — translation MSTARSLFDVIPPESRARLFDEAAHEVPLVLDARLFEEGRRADRFWVIRSGRVEVDLHVPGRRAAVIETLGQDDLLGWSWLFPPHVWHLGAHVIQAGQAVEFDAAAVRSLCEADAVLGRAVYKYVAETVAERLYGTRNRLLQLYGPRAEASED, via the coding sequence ATGTCAACGGCCAGGAGTCTGTTCGACGTGATCCCGCCCGAGAGCCGGGCCCGTTTGTTCGACGAGGCGGCCCATGAAGTGCCGCTGGTCCTCGACGCACGGCTCTTCGAGGAAGGCAGAAGGGCCGACCGCTTCTGGGTCATCCGCTCCGGACGGGTCGAGGTCGACCTCCATGTGCCCGGGCGCCGTGCGGCGGTCATCGAGACACTGGGACAGGACGATCTGCTGGGCTGGTCCTGGCTGTTCCCCCCGCACGTGTGGCACCTGGGTGCGCACGTGATCCAGGCGGGACAGGCCGTGGAATTCGATGCCGCTGCCGTCCGCTCGCTGTGCGAGGCCGATGCGGTGCTGGGCCGGGCGGTCTACAAGTACGTCGCCGAGACGGTGGCGGAGCGACTGTACGGGACACGGAATAGGCTGCTGCAGCTGTACGGTCCCCGGGCCGAGGCCTCCGAAGACTGA